In Paenibacillus kyungheensis, the following are encoded in one genomic region:
- a CDS encoding winged helix-turn-helix transcriptional regulator: MDTSMLCPRFEKGMQILSKRWNGLIIYQLMGGPQRFCSIQSSLPVSGRLLSERLKDLEHEGMVVRHVYPETPVRIEYELTQKGLALESVIRGIQDWSQSWVEPEAMVLEAEYAQTAK; this comes from the coding sequence ATGGATACATCAATGCTTTGTCCTCGATTCGAAAAGGGGATGCAGATTTTAAGTAAACGTTGGAATGGCTTAATTATTTATCAACTGATGGGTGGTCCTCAACGCTTTTGCTCTATTCAATCATCACTCCCGGTAAGCGGTCGTCTTTTGTCCGAACGCCTGAAGGATCTAGAGCATGAAGGAATGGTTGTCCGCCATGTATACCCTGAGACGCCGGTACGAATTGAATATGAATTAACTCAAAAAGGATTGGCATTAGAATCTGTGATACGCGGTATTCAGGATTGGTCTCAATCATGGGTAGAACCAGAAGCAATGGTTTTAGAAGCCGAGTATGCTCAAACAGCTAAATAA